The following coding sequences lie in one Onychomys torridus chromosome X, mOncTor1.1, whole genome shotgun sequence genomic window:
- the Grpr gene encoding gastrin-releasing peptide receptor, with the protein MALNNCSHLNLEVDPFLDCNNTVNQSLNPPKMDNWFYPGIIYVIPAVYGVIIVIGLIGNITLIKIFCTVKSMRNVPNLFISSLALGDLLLLVTCAPVDASKYLADRWLFGRIGCKLIPFIQLTSVGVSVFTLTALSADRYKAIVRPMDIQASHALMKICLKAALIWIVSMLLAIPEAVFSDLHPFHVKDTNQTFISCAPYPHSNELHPKIHSMASFLVFYIIPLSIISVYYYFIARNLIQSAYNLPVEGNIHVKKQIESRKRLAKTVLVFVGLFAFCWLPNHVIYLYRSYHYSEVDTSMLHFVTSICARLLAFTNSCVNPFALYLLSKSFRKQFNTQLLCCQPGLMNRSHSTGRSTTCMTSFKSTNPSATFSLINGNICHEGYV; encoded by the exons ATGGCTCTAAATAATTGTTCCCACCTAAACCTGGAAGTGGACCCTTTCCTGGACTGCAACAACACTGTCAATCAAAGTCTGAATCCCCCCAAGATGGATAACTGGTTCTACCCAGGAATCATTTACGTCATCCCTGCAGTTTATGGAGTTATCATCGTGATAGGCCTCATTGGTAACATCACCCTGATCAAGATCTTCTGCACAGTCAAGTCCATGCGAAATGTGCCAAACCTGTTCATCTCTAGTCTGGCTTTGGGAGACCTGCTGCTACTGGTAACCTGTGCCCCTGTGGATGCCAGCAAGTACCTGGCTGACAGATGGCTGTTTGGCAGGATTGGCTGCAAACTGATCCCCTTCATACAGCTTACCTCAGTGGGGGTGTCTGTCTTCACACTTACAGCATTGTCTGCAGACAG GTATAAAGCCATTGTGCGGCCAATGGATATCCAGGCATCACATGCCCTGATGAAGATCTGTCTCAAAGCTGCCTTGATCTGGATCGTCTCTATGCTATTGGCCATCCCAGAGGCtgtgttttctgacctccatccCTTCCACGTGAAAGATACCAACCAAACCTTTATTAGCTGTGCCCCCTACCCACACTCTAATGAGCTGCACCCTAAAATTCACTCTATGGCTTCCTTTCTGGTTTTCTACATTATCCCGCTGTCAATCATCTCTGTCTACTACTACTTCATTGCCCGAAATCTGATTCAGAGTGCCTACAATCTCCCCGTGGAAGGCAATATACATGTCAAGAAGCAG atTGAATCCCGGAAGCGGCTTGCCAAGACAGTACTGGTGTTTGTGGGCCTCTTTGCCTTCTGCTGGCTCCCCAACCATGTCATCTACCTGTACCGCTCCTACCACTACTCTGAGGTAGACACCTCCATGCTTCACTTTGTCACCAGCATCTGTGCTCGCCTCCTGGCCTTCACCAACTCCTGTGTGAACCCCTTTGCCCTCTATCTGCTGAGCAAGAGCTTCAGGAAGCAGTTCAACACTCAGCTCCTCTGCTGCCAGCCCGGCCTGATGAACCGGTCCCACAGCACTGGCAGAAGTACCACCTGCATGACCTCCTTCAAGAGCACCAACCCCTCGGCTACCTTCAGCCTCATCAATGGGAACATCTGTCATGAGGGGTATGTCTAG